CCAGTCACCGTATCTGTGACAGCCGCGTTTTGCTGCCATTCGTCAGGGCGTTCAAGGTGCCGCTACCCGAGGCGATTCCCGGCAGCACGCTGACCGCCGAGCTGATCGAACATGCGGACGCAGAGCAATGGGATGTATGCATCATCGGCTGTGAGCCGGCCAGCGTCGCACGATTGAAGGAACGCTATCCTGGGCTGCGGGTCCATCACTACTACCCCCCCATGGGGTTCATCACCGATCCAGATGCCGTGCAGACTTGCGTCAATTTCATCAACCAGCACCCATCGCGCCTGATCGTTTATGCGGTCGGCTGTCCAACCCAGGAGATCCTCGCGCTCAAGGTTCTTGAAGGCGGACAGGCCACCGGCGTCGGACTCTGCGTCGGCGGCTCGCTGAATTTCCTTTCCGGCGCCGTTCCGCGTGCCCCGGCGTGGGTTCAACATCTGGCACTGGAATGGCTCCACCGCGTGTGCACCGAGCCGCGCAGGCTCGGCAGCCGGTACGCAAGAGACGCCTGGCGGTTTCTGCCGATTGTCATGCGGCATTACCGCAACACCCCGAATTGTCTAGAAGGAGCAAAGCAATGATCCCTATCATCATGTCAGGCGGTACCGGTTCTCGGCTCTGGCCGCTTTCGCGCCAACTGAACCCCAAGCAATTTCTGCCGCTGGCTGAGGCTTCCTTCTCGATGCTTCAGGCTACCATCATGCGCTTGAAAGGCCTGGATATGCAGCAGCCACGGCTGATCTGCAACGAAGAACACCGCTTCCTCGCGGCAGAGCAGCTGCGCAAGATGGGTATGGAAGATGCTTCGATCATGCTCGAGCCAGCGGGCCGCAATACTGCCCCGGCGGTCGCTCTCGCTGCCATCCAGGCCCAGGAAAACGGCGACGATCCGGTGCTGCTGATCCTCGCAGCCGACCACCTGATCCAGGATGAAGCGGGCTTTCGCGCCAGCGTGAACAAGGCCTTGCCGCAGGCTGAGGCAGGCAAGCTGGTCGCCTTCGGCGTCGTCCCTACGCACCCGGAAACCGGCTACGGCTACATTCAGCGCGGTCAGTCTGCGGGTGACGATGCGTTCGCGGTACAGCGCTTCGTGGAGAAGCCCGATAGCGATACCGCACGCGAATATCTCGAATCCGGCGAGTTCTTCTGGAACAGCGGCATGTTCATGTTCCGCGCCAGCCGCTATCTCGAAGAGCTGGAAAAATTCCGCCCGGATATCCTTTCAGCCTGCCGCGCAGCGATGACCAATCGCGAAGCTGACATGCACTTCATCAGAGTCGATCGTGAAGCCTTCCTCGCTTGCCCCGAGGACTCGATCGATTACGCAGTGATGGAACGTACCGCCGATGCGGTCATGGTTCCGCTCGACGTGGGCTGGAGCGATATCGGCTCTTGGTCAGCGCTGTGGGACGTGAGCAAGAAAGACGAACAGGGCAACGTATTCAAAGGCGACGTGATGGGTGAGCAGACTGCGAACACCTACGTCCACGCCGAGCACCGCCTGGTTGCCACCGTCGGACTGGAAGATCTGATCATCGTCGAAACCAAGGACGCGGTGCTGGTCGCTCACAAGGACAAGGCGCAGGACGTCAAACGCATCGTCGAACAGCTCAAGGCGGAGAAGCGCTGCGAATATCTCAACCACCGTGAGGTCTACCGGCCGTGGGGCGTTTACGACTCGATCGACAATGGCCAGCGCTACCAGGTCAAGCGGATCACCGTTAAGCCTGGAGCCAAGCTGTCGGTACAGATGCACCATCACCGGGCTGAGCACTGGATTGTGGTCTGCGGTACTGCACGGGTTACCAACGGCGAGGAGACCTATATGGTCACCGAGAACGAGTCGACCTATATCCCGATTGGCCAGGTTCATTCGCTGGAAAATCCTGGCGTGATCCCGCTCGAGTTGATCGAAGTGCAGTCAGGCTCGTATCTGGGCGAAGACGACATCGTCCGTTACGCCGACAACTACGGGCGAGTCAGCGACAAGACGTCCGTGGCCTGATCCGGAAGCGGCCGGGCAACCTTGCCAGGCCGCTACCACCGCTACCAGACGTACCGTGAATGGCACCGGCTCTCGAGCCGGTGCCATTTTTTTCAGGAGTCCTGCTTGACCGGGCCGTAGCCCTTGCAGCCCCCTTCTCCTATGAACTTCTCCAGCACCGCCATCTGCGGGCGGTCCTTGCCGTCTTTCGGCTCGATCGACAGCCGATACTTGCCCCACGAGGGGCCGGCGGCCCAGTAACTGACGGGAATGCAATGTTGCTGGAGGTAACTGAGCAACTCCTCTGCCGCTTCGTTCCACTTCGGATGATCGTCGGGAATGCCGAACTCGCCGATATGTCCTCGCTTGCCATGCTCCTGCAGCCATTCGATAAAGGGCTCCGCCCGCTTGACGCCTACCGATGTATCGAAGTTTTTGGTCGGCTTCTCCTTGTATCGCCCGCTAGCATCGTGGTCGATGTACAGGTGCGCGGAGAACACGATGTTGTCTGCCGGGTCCTTGAGATCGAGCAGCGGCTCCGCATACTTCTGCCAGCGTGCCGCGCTCGACCATGAGTTGCCCTCTATATAAAGGGGTCGCTTGCGGTCATGCGCGCGGATACCATCAATGCCGGCCTGGGCCGCTTCAGGCCAGTTGTCTTCGGCATCGCCGTAGGGCTCGTTCATGATGTCATAGGCATAGAGCGCTGAATGGTTGTGCCAGCGCTTGGCGATGCGCGCCATGAGATCTTCGTAGGCGCCGAATGGCACTGCCTCGCTGCCAATGACGTCGCCGCGGTATCGTGCGTAGTTATGCACGTCGAGAATGATGTCCATGTCATGCCTGGCGGCGTCGTCCAGCATCGAATCGATCAGTTCCGCGTAGGTTTCGTCCAGCTCACCGTTGAGTGACGGCTGCAACCGCTCCCACTTCACGGGAAAGCGCACATTGCGAATACCCTTGTCCTGCCAGTACTTGAAATATCCCTCATCGGGGAAAAAGTAGTGGGTCCCGTGCTTACCCGGCAGCTCCTTTGAGGTGAACTCCGCTCCGGCAACATTGATTCCTATCAGTTCGAAGTCATCGGCATAACTCTGACCACCGGCAATGGCGAGACTGAGGCCGACAAAGGCACCCCAGCTCCGCAGACCTCTTGCTGTCACTCGTTTCATAGCGCCTCCTGTGTTGCGGTGCGAAGCACCTCAAATCCTGTGCATTCGAAATTTTGGCACGTTCTTTCTCACGCCCTCGGTGGCTTCCGACATCCATTTCCTCGATTAGTTGGCGTTCTCAAGGGAACCAAACGGCCCGATCACCCGCCTAACCAATGGATATGAACACACTCATGAAGAGGCCGGCGATGACAAGCTCCGCTCCAAAACGCCAGGATCCGCTTATTGGCAAACTCGATCTGATCGAACCCAGCCAGACGCAGTCGCTGATGGAAAACCTGTCCGCAGTCAAGGCGCCCGTCACCGTCGCCTTCATGAACCAGCATGCGTACAACCTCGCTCAGCAAAACCCAACCGTGCGTGACCAGTTCTCGAAGATGAGCTATCTGCTGCGCGACGGCATCGGTATCAAGATAGCCTGCCAGGTGAATGGACGCGCGCCGCGCGCCAACATGAACGGCACCGACTTTATCCCCAAGCTGCTCGACCACGTGATCAAGCAGGACGAGGGGCAGTACCGTTATCTGGCGCTGGGCACACGCGAACCCTGGCTGTCAAAAGGGGCTCATCGATTGTTTCAGGGCAAGCCGTTCGAAGCGATCGACGGGTTTCAACCTGTAGAGGCCTATGTAGATTTCGTAAGAGAGCGTTGCGCCGATGGCGGCATTCCTGTCGTCGTGCTTGCGATGGGCATGCCGAAGCAGGAAGAAGTAGCACTGCGCATCAAGCGCGAACTCGACTGCCCGGCGCTGTTGATATGTGGTGGAGCAATCGTCGACTTTTCCGCTGAACGCTTCGCACGAGCTCCCGTGGTCTTCCGCAAGATGGGGCTCGAGTGGCTATACCGTCTGGGCAAGGAACCGCGGCGGCTATTCAAGCGCTATGTGATCGGTATCCCGCAGTTTTTCTATTACGTCGCTCGTAACAGCGGTTCCGTTGGCGCTCGCCAGAACGAGCGGCGCGCCTTCGAACAGTAAGCAGTAGCATCAACTGTCGGCGATGCGCTCATCGTCGACAGGCCGGTTCGGGCCGACGCGGTGGTAGTTGGCCGCCACCGCCAGAGCGCATAGAACGATGTAGGTCGCGGCATTGGCCGGAATCTGAAGATTGAAGTCCGTACTCGAGTGAATCATCAGCGACAGGATCCCTATCGCTGCTCCGAATCCCACCCCACTGCGATATAGCGATTTACGTTGGCGCATCGCCTTGATTGCGTAATGCATCGACAACCCCACGAACAGCACCAGCGGCAGGCAGCCGATCAACCCGAACTCGATGAAGAACTGCAGAAAATCGTTATGCGCATGATCGTAATGCAAAGGTATTTCGCGTCCGGCAAAGCGCGGAAATACGGCCTCGAAACTACCCGCGCCCTGTCCGATGATGGGATTTTCCTTAGCCAACGGTAGCGCATGCTCGACGACCAGGCCGCGATACTCGTTTGCTTCGAGAATCACATTGCCGTCCACCACTACGTCATTCAGACGCGTATTGACCAGCCGCTCCTTCAGCTGGTCCAGCCCGAAGTACTGGCTGATGATGAATATGTCGATGAGCACGATGCTTGCCAGGATGAGACTGTTGCGTAGACGGTTTTCCCGGTCGATCAGCACGAACGCCCCGCCAACGATCAACAGGCTGGCAAAAAATGCCGTGTTGCCCATCCGCGAATGACTCATCACCAGCGCAATCACCATGATCACCAGGCCGAGACGCACCCGCATCTTCGGCCCCATGATGGTCTCGACCAGCCGCGCCCAGCGAAAGCGGCCACCGTCGCGAAGCGCCATCAGCAGACCGATGCCGGCAGCCATGGACAGCTCCAGATAGCCCGCAAGATGGTTTCGATTGACGAAGGTCCCCGTCGCGTGACCAACGTGAAACCGTTTGGCTTCGAGCACCAGCCATTCCACGCCGGAGAGCGTCATGAAGGTGCCGAAAAACGCCTGGAACACCCCACTGAAAACCAGCACACCGAGCAGCAGGGAAATGCGCCGGCGCGTCCTTGCCATTCCCGACACCAGCAGATACAGCAGGCAGTAGCCGATCCCCAGCATCAGGTATTGGAACGTGCTACCCGGATCCCGGCTGATACCGCCCAGCCATTGAATGAGGACCCACAGCTGGGCAAGCAGAAGCAGGCCCAACGGCAGCAAGGCTCGGCGGAAACCCGTTCCGAGCGACTCCTTGCGGACCAGCTGAATGATGCTCCAGCCGATGCTCAGCGCGCCAACCAGCAGAATGAACAGGCCAACCGCCCAGTCCCTATTGCTCCCCATGGGCAGCGGAAGCCAGACGAGCGTAGCCAGCAAACCGGCGAACAGGCATTTTTCGGCTATATCCAGCCGCGGATGGTCGATCATGATGGCGCTTCCTTGCTTCTGCGAGCGATGGGAATACTTCCGCCGGAACGCTTGGGTCGGCTGACGTTACTTCCGCGCCCGGTTCATGCGTCGCGAGAGGGACAGACCACTGCATCAACCGTCGGGCAACGGGGCTTCAAATCCGGCGCGTGCTTCGACCGTCGGACGCGTTAGCGGACATGCCGAGCAAAGCGAGTACGGTCGAGGCGGAAATCCCGTACTCCTTCATCAGAGCTTTGAGCTCATCGCTGAAACTGAGCTCCTGCTGCAATCCCGCGTCGCGCTTCATCGATTCCAGCTGGGCAAGCTGTTCGGCCAGACGCCGTTCCGCGGCCCGAAATTCGGATAGTTTACTCATGAGGTGCTCGTGACGAGTCGAAACGAAGGATTCTACACTATCGCGTCCTGGTTAGACGCTGCCCTCATCTGCGACTAGCCTTTGATTCATGATCGAATCCTCCGTCACTATTCATCGTTTGTCCGGAACTCAGCGATACGTCCGCATGCTGCTCGCAGGGTTGGCCCTGCTTTCGCTCGGCTCCTGCTCCGGTACCGACCCCGCGACATCCAACCCCTCCACGCAGCCACTCGAAGAGCGACAGGCAGAGCGGTTCATGGTATCGGCCGCGCACCCCGCCGCCGTCGAGGCGGGGCTGGACATGCTTCGACGCGGAGGCCATGCCGTCGATGCAGCCATCGCCGTGCAGATGGTCCTGGGGTTTATCGAGGCGCCAGAAACCGGCATCGGCGGCGGCGGCTTTCTGCTGTTGCATGATGCAGACTCGAATGAATCCATCATGTACGACGGCCGTGAGAAGGCTCCGCAAGCTGCCACGCCCGAACGATTCCGCCGCCTCGGCATCGCGCTTCCGAAGGCGGTGGCCATTCCCAGCACGTCTTCGGTAGGTGTCCCCGGGCTGGTCGCCATGCTCGGAGCCGCGCATGAGCAATACGGTCGACTGCCTTGGGCCGAGCTGTTCGAGCCGGCCATCCGCCTGGCCGAAACGGGCATGACCATGCCTCCGCGCCTGCAGACCCAGATTGAGCAGGACTGGTCTCTGCGCCTGTTTGGCGATACGCGTGACTATTTTCGCGCCCAGGCTTCCGATGACCCGCCGCGCCTGCGTAATCCTCTGCTGGCCACTACCATGCGCGAGATCGCCGAGAACGGCCCGGACAGCTTCTACCAGGGGGACATCGCCGACACATTCGTTGCCCGCTTACGCCAGGGCCGCTGGGGTCTGGACGATCTGACGCTCGAGGACATGGCCGGCTACCGTGCCGTCGCGCGCGAACCGGTCTGCGGCACCTATCGTGAGTGGACGCTCTGTGGCGGCGCGCCGCCCAGCTCCGGTGGGCTGACAGTACTGCAGGCGCTGGGCATTCTCGAACACTTCCCGCTGGGCGAGATGGACCCGGAAGACCCGGTGACCTGGCATCTGATCGCCGAGGCCAGCCGGCTGGCCTATGCAGATCGCGACTACTACATCGGCGACCCGGACTTCGTTGACGTGCCGGTCGAAGCGCTGCTCGACAAGGACTATCTCGTCGCACGCAGCCAACTGATCGACCCGCAGCGAGCGATGACCGAAGTCACCCCGGGCGAACCTTCTACAGTCCCGGTACTCGAACAGTCACAATGGGGGCCGGATCCTGACGGTACCGGAACCTCGCATTTCAGTGTGGTCGACGCAGACGGCAACATGCTGGCGCTGACCAGCTCCAACGAAGCCCCATTCGGCAGCCGCATGATGAGCCAGGGGTTCGTGGTGAACAGTCAGTTGACCGACTTCAGTTTCAGGCCGAGCATCGACGGTCGCCCGCACCCCAACGCGGTAGGGCCAGGCAAGCGCCCGCGTAGCTCGATGTCGCCCTTCGTGGTGTTCGATGCCGAGGGCGAGCCAAAACTGGTCATCGGTTCGCGCGGGGGCAGCAGGATCATTGGCTACGTGTTGAAGACACTGATTGGCGTACTGGACTGGAATCTCGATGTTCAGCATGCAATCGCCCTGCCGAACATGGTGGAACGCGGGCAGGGAATCGAGATCGAAACCGGTACCGAGCTGGAAGCCTTGGCTCCACGACTGGACGCGCTGGGTCATGAAGTCCGAATTGTTCCCATGACCAGTGGTCTGCACGGCATAGAGCGTACAAACAGCGGCTGGCGAGGCGGCGCCGATCCACGCCTGGATGGTGTGGCGCTCGGCGACTGAACCAGCCGGCCCTTGCATCGCACCGGAGATTACATGACAGGCAATCAAATCGAGCCCGGGCTGCCGCCGGTGCAGCACACCGCCGAGGGCAAGCTGCGCCGGGTCGGCGTGGAACTGGAAATGAACGGGCTGGAGATCGGCGAGCTGGCGAAGCTGACCGCCGATTTCTTCGGACTGCAGGTTGAAGAAACCAGCCGCTATGAGCGCACCCTCAAGGGCGATCCGGCTGGCGACTGGGTCGTGGAACTGGACTTTCGTCTGCTGAAGCAGCTCGGACGGGAGCATCGCGTCGCCGACGACATCGGTGACGAACTGAAAACCTCCGCCGAAGAACTGTTGAAGTGGGCTGCCGACTCGCTGGTGCCGGTAGAACTGGTCAGCCCTCCACTACCCATGGGACGGCTAACCGAGGTCAACGACCTGATTGTCCGGCTGCGCGAAGCCGGAGCCAAGGGTACCGCGGACCGAATGACCAACGCATTCGGCATGCAGTTCAACCCGGAAGTGCCGAGCAGCAACCCGGAAACCATCGCGGCGTATCTGAAGGCATTCTTCTGTCTGTTCGACTGGATCAGCGCACGCGCCAAGATCAACATGACCCGGCGGCTCACCGCGTTCGCCGAGCCGTTCCCGGGCGCCTACATACGCCACATGGTCAACCCGTTCTACTGGCCAGACCTGCCGACCCTGATCGAGGATTACCTACATCACAATCCCACCCGCAACCGGGCGCTGGACATGCTGCCCCTGTTCAAGCACCTGGATGCGGACCGCGTGGCAGCACATACCGGTGACGAGTTGATCAAGTCGCGCCCGACGTTCCACTATCGCCTGCCGGACTGCCGCATCGATCAGCCCGGCTGGGGTCTGCACATTGCCTGGAATGACTGGCTCGAAGTGGAGCGACTGGCGGCCGACCGGGAGCGGCTCGATCTCTGCTGCCGCGCCTACTGTGCTCACCTTGACCACCGTCTGGGACGTTTGCTCACGCGCTGGGTCGACCAGGTTGAAAGCAACTGGCTCAGCGGCGCCTCATGACACGACCTGTCGTAGCCATCACCGGGCCGATGCGCGGCGCGTTCGGTCCCCGCTTCATGGTTGCCTGTGCGGTACGCATGTATGGTGGCAAACCGTTACAGGTCCGTCCTGGCGACCCTATCGCCGAGCTGAGCTACGACGCGGTGGTGGTCACCGGCGGCCACGACATCAACCCCGTTCTGTACGCTGCGGAGCCCGAAGTTCAGCCCAAATACGATGCCGAGCGGGACGCACTCGAGACAGCGGTGATCGACGACGCCCTGGCCCGCGGCCTGCCGCTGCTGGGTATCTGCCGTGGCGCACAGCTGCTAAATGCCAGGCGCGGCGGCAACCTGTTCCAGGAGCTGAAGTCGCACCGCAAGATGACGTCCAAC
The nucleotide sequence above comes from Halopseudomonas xinjiangensis. Encoded proteins:
- a CDS encoding WecB/TagA/CpsF family glycosyltransferase — translated: MKAFNIEFYTGSKDELIAEIIEASTGQYGYIVTPNVNHVVQLEHSAPLRNAYSSASHRICDSRVLLPFVRAFKVPLPEAIPGSTLTAELIEHADAEQWDVCIIGCEPASVARLKERYPGLRVHHYYPPMGFITDPDAVQTCVNFINQHPSRLIVYAVGCPTQEILALKVLEGGQATGVGLCVGGSLNFLSGAVPRAPAWVQHLALEWLHRVCTEPRRLGSRYARDAWRFLPIVMRHYRNTPNCLEGAKQ
- a CDS encoding mannose-1-phosphate guanylyltransferase/mannose-6-phosphate isomerase — its product is MIPIIMSGGTGSRLWPLSRQLNPKQFLPLAEASFSMLQATIMRLKGLDMQQPRLICNEEHRFLAAEQLRKMGMEDASIMLEPAGRNTAPAVALAAIQAQENGDDPVLLILAADHLIQDEAGFRASVNKALPQAEAGKLVAFGVVPTHPETGYGYIQRGQSAGDDAFAVQRFVEKPDSDTAREYLESGEFFWNSGMFMFRASRYLEELEKFRPDILSACRAAMTNREADMHFIRVDREAFLACPEDSIDYAVMERTADAVMVPLDVGWSDIGSWSALWDVSKKDEQGNVFKGDVMGEQTANTYVHAEHRLVATVGLEDLIIVETKDAVLVAHKDKAQDVKRIVEQLKAEKRCEYLNHREVYRPWGVYDSIDNGQRYQVKRITVKPGAKLSVQMHHHRAEHWIVVCGTARVTNGEETYMVTENESTYIPIGQVHSLENPGVIPLELIEVQSGSYLGEDDIVRYADNYGRVSDKTSVA
- a CDS encoding glycoside hydrolase family 5 protein; this translates as MKRVTARGLRSWGAFVGLSLAIAGGQSYADDFELIGINVAGAEFTSKELPGKHGTHYFFPDEGYFKYWQDKGIRNVRFPVKWERLQPSLNGELDETYAELIDSMLDDAARHDMDIILDVHNYARYRGDVIGSEAVPFGAYEDLMARIAKRWHNHSALYAYDIMNEPYGDAEDNWPEAAQAGIDGIRAHDRKRPLYIEGNSWSSAARWQKYAEPLLDLKDPADNIVFSAHLYIDHDASGRYKEKPTKNFDTSVGVKRAEPFIEWLQEHGKRGHIGEFGIPDDHPKWNEAAEELLSYLQQHCIPVSYWAAGPSWGKYRLSIEPKDGKDRPQMAVLEKFIGEGGCKGYGPVKQDS
- a CDS encoding WecB/TagA/CpsF family glycosyltransferase, with amino-acid sequence MTSSAPKRQDPLIGKLDLIEPSQTQSLMENLSAVKAPVTVAFMNQHAYNLAQQNPTVRDQFSKMSYLLRDGIGIKIACQVNGRAPRANMNGTDFIPKLLDHVIKQDEGQYRYLALGTREPWLSKGAHRLFQGKPFEAIDGFQPVEAYVDFVRERCADGGIPVVVLAMGMPKQEEVALRIKRELDCPALLICGGAIVDFSAERFARAPVVFRKMGLEWLYRLGKEPRRLFKRYVIGIPQFFYYVARNSGSVGARQNERRAFEQ
- a CDS encoding O-antigen ligase family protein, whose amino-acid sequence is MIDHPRLDIAEKCLFAGLLATLVWLPLPMGSNRDWAVGLFILLVGALSIGWSIIQLVRKESLGTGFRRALLPLGLLLLAQLWVLIQWLGGISRDPGSTFQYLMLGIGYCLLYLLVSGMARTRRRISLLLGVLVFSGVFQAFFGTFMTLSGVEWLVLEAKRFHVGHATGTFVNRNHLAGYLELSMAAGIGLLMALRDGGRFRWARLVETIMGPKMRVRLGLVIMVIALVMSHSRMGNTAFFASLLIVGGAFVLIDRENRLRNSLILASIVLIDIFIISQYFGLDQLKERLVNTRLNDVVVDGNVILEANEYRGLVVEHALPLAKENPIIGQGAGSFEAVFPRFAGREIPLHYDHAHNDFLQFFIEFGLIGCLPLVLFVGLSMHYAIKAMRQRKSLYRSGVGFGAAIGILSLMIHSSTDFNLQIPANAATYIVLCALAVAANYHRVGPNRPVDDERIADS
- the ggt gene encoding gamma-glutamyltransferase — translated: MIESSVTIHRLSGTQRYVRMLLAGLALLSLGSCSGTDPATSNPSTQPLEERQAERFMVSAAHPAAVEAGLDMLRRGGHAVDAAIAVQMVLGFIEAPETGIGGGGFLLLHDADSNESIMYDGREKAPQAATPERFRRLGIALPKAVAIPSTSSVGVPGLVAMLGAAHEQYGRLPWAELFEPAIRLAETGMTMPPRLQTQIEQDWSLRLFGDTRDYFRAQASDDPPRLRNPLLATTMREIAENGPDSFYQGDIADTFVARLRQGRWGLDDLTLEDMAGYRAVAREPVCGTYREWTLCGGAPPSSGGLTVLQALGILEHFPLGEMDPEDPVTWHLIAEASRLAYADRDYYIGDPDFVDVPVEALLDKDYLVARSQLIDPQRAMTEVTPGEPSTVPVLEQSQWGPDPDGTGTSHFSVVDADGNMLALTSSNEAPFGSRMMSQGFVVNSQLTDFSFRPSIDGRPHPNAVGPGKRPRSSMSPFVVFDAEGEPKLVIGSRGGSRIIGYVLKTLIGVLDWNLDVQHAIALPNMVERGQGIEIETGTELEALAPRLDALGHEVRIVPMTSGLHGIERTNSGWRGGADPRLDGVALGD
- a CDS encoding amidoligase family protein, with the protein product MTGNQIEPGLPPVQHTAEGKLRRVGVELEMNGLEIGELAKLTADFFGLQVEETSRYERTLKGDPAGDWVVELDFRLLKQLGREHRVADDIGDELKTSAEELLKWAADSLVPVELVSPPLPMGRLTEVNDLIVRLREAGAKGTADRMTNAFGMQFNPEVPSSNPETIAAYLKAFFCLFDWISARAKINMTRRLTAFAEPFPGAYIRHMVNPFYWPDLPTLIEDYLHHNPTRNRALDMLPLFKHLDADRVAAHTGDELIKSRPTFHYRLPDCRIDQPGWGLHIAWNDWLEVERLAADRERLDLCCRAYCAHLDHRLGRLLTRWVDQVESNWLSGAS
- a CDS encoding gamma-glutamyl-gamma-aminobutyrate hydrolase family protein — its product is MTRPVVAITGPMRGAFGPRFMVACAVRMYGGKPLQVRPGDPIAELSYDAVVVTGGHDINPVLYAAEPEVQPKYDAERDALETAVIDDALARGLPLLGICRGAQLLNARRGGNLFQELKSHRKMTSNRWTILPLKTLCLESDSWLASLLAAPTCKINSLHNQAIDRVGDGLRIVGRDLDGIIQAVEDPSRPFLLGVQWHPEFLLFLRRQRRLFCALLQACRQPRSGSG